TTAACCTGAAACCTCAATTTTGCCATATTCAAAGCACCTTTGGTAGAGGCATTGCAACCGATCCCATCACAGTAGATCACATACACCTTAGATGTATCGAATTCACTTGTTGTCGCCTCAGACATTGTTCGATGCGGTATACTTATCGCTGTTGGGATGTGTTCTTGGGCATACGCCTCTGGAGAACGAGCATCTATTACGACAATAGGTTCTTCGTTATTGAGAGCCTCAAAGAGATCCCAAGAATCGGTCTCGTAATTGAGTTTCGCTTGATAAAATTCAATGTGATTCATAACTTTCCCTAACTTTTTAGTTCAGTGTAACGCTTTCTTAACCATCTTTGGGTATCTAACTCTCCCTGAGAAAAACCCCAAGTAAATCCAAGAGCCATACACCCCAGGTTTCCTATACATGCGACCCAAGCGACAATGCGAAAAATAGGGATGCTTGTGTCGTATCTTGAATCAAAATAGTCATAAAGACCGCGATGGGGACCTATTGCTGCGTGTTGAGATACTATGTTCTCCCCTGTGAAATGAAAAACAAAGGCTACAGCGATAACCCACAAGTGTCCTACTGCGTATCCCAGGAAAACCCTTAGCAACAGAATTCCGAGAAACCGAAGACAGGCTATGATTCTCTGCATGAACATAGTTTCCATCCCTCTATCATTCGGTGCAAAATTGCGCGTAACATCAGGTATATATCTTAATCTCTTCAGGGTTCACAGCGACGATACGAGAAATCCGATCAAGTTCATCTTCGGAACGGTTTTTCTATAGATATAGCACTTTCTTGGACTTGCGAAACTGGCTATATCGCGGTTTCTATGAGCACATCACACCTCTGGCGTGAGGGAGGCAACTTTCAGTCATGAAATTCTCGAATCCTGAAAATCCTGATTCAGACAATTAGCGTTCCGCCTTCCACCCTTACTCCACAGAAAATACCGCAACTTCACCCGTGTCCATCCATCTCGCAACCACGCTTTTTGGCGGAATCCCTATGCCTTCATATTCAAACGGCTCCGTCCCGAAATTGGCAAATATTTCAACAGCATCCCCAAACTCAGTGCGTTGGACCTGCCTGTTATCGCGCAACCACTCAAAATTCGTCATTGCCTGCCCACCGATCTGCCGATGCAACGGCGAAAAGAACGTGTAGTGCCGCTGTATCCACGCTTTATGCTTGGTAAACTCCGCCATGTTCAGATGGTATAATGGCGGAACGTTATAAAGCAACTCTAAGAGTGCTAACATCCCAATTGCGTTCTCAAATTTGAGGCTGCCAGAGAGCCAATGGTTCGTCGTGATCACCGAATCATGAAATACAATCTGATAGAGCGGTAACCGGAATCGTGGATCATAATAGAGATACAGATAGTTCGGTTTAAGCGATACCTGTTTTATGTGAATCGCTGGAGCTTCGGGGGGCCAATATCCGCCTACGTAGTAAGGCGAGGTCTTTTCCGTCATATCTGGATCGCCCCACCCAATGACAGGCACGGTCATCCCGTGTGCGAAGTGGAGTGTCGCCG
This genomic stretch from Candidatus Poribacteria bacterium harbors:
- a CDS encoding rhodanese-like domain-containing protein, with translation MNHIEFYQAKLNYETDSWDLFEALNNEEPIVVIDARSPEAYAQEHIPTAISIPHRTMSEATTSEFDTSKVYVIYCDGIGCNASTKGALNMAKLRFQVKELMGGLDWWKRDGYETEGEQGVTGTEVTCGC